From one Astatotilapia calliptera chromosome 10, fAstCal1.2, whole genome shotgun sequence genomic stretch:
- the alg8 gene encoding dolichyl pyrophosphate Glc1Man9GlcNAc2 alpha-1,3-glucosyltransferase yields the protein MAADSCSWFSALAVGVSLLKCFFISAYRSTDFEVHRNWLAITHSLPVSRWYYENTSEWTLDYPPLFAWFEFGLSQVARSFDANMLQVENLNYASPATVLFQRLSVIVTDVVFIYAARECCRCVREPKGSRDILSQPSFVLAVLLLWNFGLLLVDHIHFQYNGFLFGFLLLSVAKHLQSQHLQGALLFAFLLNLKHIYLYVAPAYGVYLLRSYCFTQDNKDGSIRWSSFSLLRLLALGAIVTSVCALSFGPFIAMGQLPQVLSRLFPFKRGLCHAYWAPNIWALYNVLDKTLAVLGVRLKLLEEAELPLASMTGGLVQEFEHSVLPSVTPAVTLVCTLLSILPAAASIWLRPRGARGFLRCLLLCALGSFMFGWHVHEKAILIAILPLSILAVENREDAGIFLILTTTGHYSLFPLLFTPAELPFKVALMLMFSIFSFTALRKLHSAQGFLLHPLEVIYLLGLVAVAIACEVVFPLSPWQQRLPFLPLLVTSVYCAMGVCYAFLRLYASLLLQREDKPKLL from the exons ATGGCGGCGGACAGCTGCAGCTGGTTCTCGGCGTTAGCTGTGGGAGTTTCTCTGCTGAAGTGCTTCTTCATCAGCGCGTA cCGGTCGACGGACTTTGAGGTGCACAGGAACTGGTTGGCCATCACGCACAGCCTGCCCGTGTCCAGGTGGTACTATGAG AACACGTCCGAGTGGACCCTGGACTACCCGCCGCTGTTCGCCTGGTTCGAGTTCGGGCTGTCTCAGGTGGCGCGCAGCTTTGACGCAAACATGCTGCAGGTGGAGAACCTGAACTACGCCAGCCCGGCCACGGTGCTGTTCCAGAGGCTGTCGGTGATCGTCACCGACGTGGTTTTCATCTACGCCGCCAGAGA gtgCTGCAGGTGCGTTCGGGAGCCAAAGGGATCTCGGGACATTTTGAGCCAGCCGTCCTTCGTCCTGgccgtgctgctgctgtggaacTTCGGCCTCCTCCTCGTCGATC ATATTCACTTCCAGTATAACGGCTTCCTGTTCGGGTTCCTGCTGCTGTCGGTGGCCAAACACCTGCAG TCTCAGCACCTGCAGGGGGCGCTGCTGTTCGCCTTCCTGCTCAACCTGAAGCACATCTACCTGTACGTGGCCCCAGCGTACGGCGTCTACCTGCTGAGGAGTTACTGCTTCACTCAGGACAACAAAG ACGGCTCCATCAGGTGGTCGAGTTTCAGCCTGCTGCGCCTGCTGGCTCTGGGCGCCATCGTGACCTCTGTCTGCGCTCTGTCCTTTGGCCCTTTCATCGCCATG GGGCAGCTCCCTCAGGTGCTCTCCAGGCTCTTCCCCTTTAAGCGCGGTCTCTGTCACGCCTACTGGGCGCCGAACATCTGGGCGCTGTACAACGTGCTGGACAAAACCCTGGCGGTGCTCG gtgTTCGCCTGAAGCTGCTCGAGGAGGCGGAGCTTCCCCTGGCGTCCATGACAGGCGGGTTGGTTCAGGAGTTTGAGCACTCGGTCCTTCCCTCCGTGACGCCCGCTGTCACGCTCGTCTGCACGCTGCTGTCCATCCTG CCGGCGGCGGCATCCATCTGGCTCCGCCCTCGCGGTGCTCGGGGCTTCCTACGCTGCCTGCTGCTCTGCGCTCTGGGCTCCTTCATGTTTGGCTGGCATGTCCACGAGAAGGCCATCCTCATCGCCATCCTTCCCCTCAG CATCCTGGCGGTGGAGAACAGAGAGGATGCTGGGATCTTCCTGATCCTGACCACCACAGGTCACTACTCCCTGTTCCCGCTGCTCTTCACGCCCGCAG AGCTGCCCTTTAAGGTGGCGCTCATGCTGATGTTCAGCATCTTCTCCTTCACTGCTCTCAGAAAGCTCCACAG TGCTCAGGGGTTTCTGCTCCATCCTCTGGAGGTTATCTACCTGCTGGGGTTGGTTGCCGTGGCGATCGCCTGTGAGGTTGTCTTCCCGCTGTCGCCGTGGCAGCAGAGGCTGCCCTTCCTCCCCCTGCTGGTGACTTCAGTGTACTGCGCCATGGGAGTTTGTTACGCCTTCCTGCGCCTGTATGCCAGCCTGCTGCTGCAACGGGAGGACAAGCCTAAACTGCTGTGA
- the dub gene encoding duboraya, with the protein MEEQATSQRSVAELARRFKGAAPPQSPAGNEQEKPVRRRPPRTLQLSKPQGGEQEPPAGAPTSPVKVKRNSGLIEKIQAELVLSPTGPPMKSPGIRMLPLNFPLPSPGSAPPATSVTTSSSATPTSPVTSPVTETEGPASFEEPATVADGSVLQSINKGRARHSIRRRPPSRRHRTSSSGEVEAKDASDTQVSSTTDPADKTAAGGKQDGEQGSEGDVFKKEDQTDAPTAAEKNQTHEEEEPKSGDGDVQEGEKGSAEEEEEEAPSSSEKKEEEPRSPETQKQDPTEDATLTDGKEEEQSEEATSSAR; encoded by the exons ATGGAG GAGCAGGCTACGTCGCAGCGCTCCGTGGCTGAACTCGCCAGGAGGTTCAAAGGTGCGGCTCCGCCACAAAGCCCCGCCGGGAATGAACAG GAGAAGCCGGTCAGACGGCGACCGCCACGCACTCTACAGCTGTCCAAACCCCAGGGAGGCGAGCAGGAG cctcCTGCAGGTGCCCCGACGTCACCTGTCAAAGTCAAGAGGAACTCTGGTCTAATTGAGAAAATCCAG GCTGAACTCGTGCTCTCGCCCACGGGTCCTCCTATGAAGAGCCCTGGCATCAGGATGCTGCCTCTCAACTTCCCCCTGCCCTCCCCTGGCTCCGCCCCACCTGCTACCTCAGTAACCACCTCGTCCTCAGCAACCCCCACCAGCCCAGTCACCTCTCCTGTAACTGAAACGGAAGGCCCCGCCTCTTTTGAGGAACCTGCCACTGTGGCGGACGGATCGGTCCTGCAGAGCATCAACAAG GGCAGAGCTCGCCACTCCATCCGCCGCCGTCCGCCATCACGCCGCCACAGGACATCCAGCAGTGGAGAGGTGGAGGCCAAAGATGCATcagacacacaggtgagctCCACAACTGACCCCGCTGACAAAACTGCAGCAGGCGGCAAGCAGGACGGCGAGCAGGGCAGTGAGGGTGACGTGTTCAAGAAGGAGGATCAAACAGACGCCCCAACAGCTGCTGAGAAAAACCAAACTCACGAAGAGGAAGAGCCAAAGAGCGGCGACGGTGATgtgcaggagggagagaaagggtctgcagaagaagaggaggaggaggcaccatcatcatcagagaagaaggaggaggagccgAGGTCGCCAGAGACGCAGAAACAGGACCCGACCGAAGACGCTACACTGACAGAcggcaaagaagaagaacagagcGAG GAAGCAACAAGCTCAGCCCGATGA
- the guca1d gene encoding guanylate cyclase activator 1d has translation MGNHGSTLDDILAEDMHHWYNKFMKESPSGLITLFELKAILNLKGMNEDANRYVEQVFFTFDMDGDGYINFVEYIAAISLMLKGEINQKLKWYFKLFDQDGNGKIDKEELETIFTAIQDITRNKDIDPEEIVSLIFERIDVKGEGELTLEEFIEGAKDHEDIMDMLKTLMDLTPVLLIIIEGRTGNNQ, from the exons ATGGGGAACCACGGCTCGACCCTGGACGACATCCTGGCAGAGGACATGCACCACTGGTACAACAAGTTCATGAAGGAGTCTCCGTCAGGCCTCATCACGCTGTTCGAGCTGAAGGCCATACTCAACCTGAAGGGCATGAACGAGGACGCCAACCGCTACGTGGAGCAGGTCTTCTTCACCTTCGACATGGACGGG GATGGCTACATTAACTTTGTGGAGTACATCGCAGCCATCAGCCTGATGCTGAAGGGAGAAATCAACCAGAAACTGAAGTGGTACTTCAAACTGTTCGACCAGGACGGCAACGGAAAGATCGACAAGGAAGAGCTGGAGACCATCTTCACG GCCATCCAAGACATCACACGGAACAAAGACATCGACCCCGAGGAAATCGTCTCGCTCATATTTGAGAGGATTGATGTGAAAGGAGAAG GTGAGCTGACCCTGGAGGAGTTCATCGAGGGAGCCAAAGACCACGAAGATATCATGGACATGCTGAAGACCCTGATGGACCTGACGCCGGTCTTACTGATCATTATTGAGGGCCGGACGGGGAACAACCAATGA
- the ccdc90b gene encoding coiled-coil domain-containing protein 90B, mitochondrial isoform X2, producing MNVLMRRCFRQRVVTWRGLHVGAPLTTFDVRKVELTPLEQRKLTFDSHAMVTELQSSGFEKNQAELIVSALVTLATANMDVVYKDMVTKSHQEIALQQIMAHLDSVRKDMVILEKSEFANLRSENTKMKRELEQLQNRLKEESKKMMAETKLDINLERSRVSDMVRLARNLPQEQRSFSKTHRAVRPAARHSPRLLKVH from the exons ATGAACGTGCTCATGAGGAGGTGTTTCCGGCAGCGGGTGGTCACGTGGAGAG gtCTCCATGTGGGGGCCCCGCTGACGACCTTCGATGTGAGGAAGGTTGAGCTGACGCCGCTGGAGCAGCGCAAACTGACGTTCGATTCCCACGCCATGgtcacagagctgcagagcaGCG GTTTCGAGAAGAACCAGGCGGAGTTGATCGTCTCAGCTCTGGTCACTCTCGCCACGGCCAACATGGATGTCGTTTACAAAGACATGGTGACCAAATCCCATCAG gaGATCGCCCTGCAGCAGATCATGGCTCACCTGGACTCCGTCAGGAAGGACATGGTGATCCTGGAGAAGAGCGAGTTCGCTAACCTGCGATCGGAGAACACG aaaatgaagcgAGAGCTGGAGCAGCTCCAGAACCGGCTGAAG GAGGAGAGCAAGAAAATGATGGCAGAAACCAAACTGGACATCAACCTGGAGAGGAGCAGGGTCTCCGACATGGTGAGGCTCGCGAGGAATTTACCACAGGAACAGCGGAGCTTTAGCAAAACGCATCGGGCGGTTCGTCCGGCCGCTCGCCACTCGCCTCGGCTGCTTAAAG TTCACTGA
- the ccdc90b gene encoding coiled-coil domain-containing protein 90B, mitochondrial isoform X1 — MNVLMRRCFRQRVVTWRGLHVGAPLTTFDVRKVELTPLEQRKLTFDSHAMVTELQSSGFEKNQAELIVSALVTLATANMDVVYKDMVTKSHQEIALQQIMAHLDSVRKDMVILEKSEFANLRSENTKMKRELEQLQNRLKEESKKMMAETKLDINLERSRVSDMFTEQEKKLMEATSDFHHKRSELENDNMEINRKLDLQVASLKTLLESLKLQTIRYLAATLFSCLAIALGLYRLWK, encoded by the exons ATGAACGTGCTCATGAGGAGGTGTTTCCGGCAGCGGGTGGTCACGTGGAGAG gtCTCCATGTGGGGGCCCCGCTGACGACCTTCGATGTGAGGAAGGTTGAGCTGACGCCGCTGGAGCAGCGCAAACTGACGTTCGATTCCCACGCCATGgtcacagagctgcagagcaGCG GTTTCGAGAAGAACCAGGCGGAGTTGATCGTCTCAGCTCTGGTCACTCTCGCCACGGCCAACATGGATGTCGTTTACAAAGACATGGTGACCAAATCCCATCAG gaGATCGCCCTGCAGCAGATCATGGCTCACCTGGACTCCGTCAGGAAGGACATGGTGATCCTGGAGAAGAGCGAGTTCGCTAACCTGCGATCGGAGAACACG aaaatgaagcgAGAGCTGGAGCAGCTCCAGAACCGGCTGAAG GAGGAGAGCAAGAAAATGATGGCAGAAACCAAACTGGACATCAACCTGGAGAGGAGCAGGGTCTCCGACATG TTCACTGAGCAGGAGAAGAAGCTGATGGAGGCCACGTCAGACTTTCATCACAAG AGATCCGAGCTGGAAAACGACAACATGGAGATCAACAGGAAGCTGGACCTGCAGGTGGCCTCGCTGAAGACGCTGCTGGAGTCCCTGAAACTGCAGACGATCCGCTACCTGGCAG CCACCCTCTTCTCCTGCCTCGCCATCGCTCTGGGACTCTACCGCCTCTGGAAGTGA